One genomic window of Actinoplanes lobatus includes the following:
- a CDS encoding HPr family phosphocarrier protein, translating to MPTSTVVVGSTVGLHARPAGIIAAAVNEMGEEVSLAIPGGDPVDAGSAMLIMALGAALGDSVEVSSPSQSAHDRIAALLAQDLDA from the coding sequence ATGCCGACCAGCACCGTCGTCGTAGGATCCACCGTCGGGCTGCACGCCCGGCCCGCCGGCATCATCGCCGCCGCCGTCAACGAGATGGGCGAAGAGGTGAGCCTGGCCATTCCCGGTGGTGATCCGGTCGATGCCGGCTCGGCGATGCTCATCATGGCTCTCGGCGCCGCCCTGGGAGACAGCGTCGAGGTCTCCAGTCCGTCGCAGTCCGCGCACGACAGGATCGCCGCTCTCCTCGCCCAGGACCTGGACGCCTGA
- a CDS encoding DUF305 domain-containing protein, with protein sequence MSTEKRRFGYWLPATLVVGLLLGVAIGFLIPRGEDLPADDSAEAGFARDMSTHHSQAVEMGMIAYTRATNDEVRMMARDIALTQQGQIGMFQAWLREWDLQPTGSKPAMSWMPGGAESVKDGLMPGMATPEELKQLREATGLDEDRLFMKLMINHHLGGIHMAQEVVELSDDPEVVESAKLSINSQQRDLTDMQDLQKRLETAS encoded by the coding sequence TTGTCCACGGAGAAACGCCGCTTCGGCTACTGGCTGCCCGCGACCCTGGTGGTCGGCCTGCTGCTGGGCGTGGCGATCGGATTCCTGATCCCCCGCGGCGAGGACCTGCCGGCCGACGACTCCGCAGAGGCCGGCTTCGCCCGGGACATGTCCACCCACCACTCGCAGGCCGTGGAGATGGGCATGATCGCCTACACCCGCGCGACCAACGACGAGGTCCGGATGATGGCCCGCGACATCGCTCTCACCCAGCAGGGTCAGATCGGCATGTTCCAGGCGTGGCTGCGCGAGTGGGATCTCCAGCCGACCGGCTCGAAGCCGGCCATGTCGTGGATGCCGGGCGGGGCGGAGAGCGTGAAGGACGGCCTGATGCCCGGCATGGCCACCCCGGAGGAGCTGAAGCAGCTCCGGGAGGCCACCGGTCTCGACGAGGACCGCCTCTTCATGAAGCTGATGATCAACCACCACCTGGGCGGCATCCACATGGCCCAGGAGGTGGTGGAGCTGAGCGACGACCCGGAGGTCGTCGAGTCGGCGAAGCTGTCCATCAACAGCCAGCAGCGCGACCTGACCGACATGCAGGATCTCCAGAAGCGGCTCGAAACCGCCTCCTGA